The genomic DNA ttTTTCTAATCCACTAATACTTTAGAGACTATGGtggtattttttgtgtttgtttttttgtaactatTAGATTGCTGCATTGAATGTGTGTGCTTCCATCAATTACACAAAAAGGGAGagaaaaccaaaccaggtaaccacagaccaataagcctgacttctattatatgtaaacttatggaaactataacaagatctaaaatggaaaattacgtATATGGTAAcactatcctgggagacagtcagcatggttttaggaaagggagatcgtgtctaactaacctgcttgacttctttgaggatgcaacattgataatggataattgcaaagcatacgacatggtttatttagatttccagaaagcttttgacaaagtcccgcataaaaggtTAATTctaaaactgaacgcagtagggattcaaggaaatgcatgcacatggattagggagtggttaacatgtagaaaacagaaagtactgattagaggagaaacctcaaaatggagcgaggtaaccagtggagtaccacagggatcagtattaggtcctctactcttcctaatctacattaatgatttagattctggtatagtaagcaaacttgttaaatttgcagatgacacaaaaataggaggagtggcaaacactgttgcagcagcaaaggtcattcaaaatgatctagacagcattcagaactaggcagacacatggcaaatgacatttaatagagaaaagtgtaaagtattgcatgcaggcaataaaaatgtgcattataaatatcatatgggagatactgaaattgaagaagggaactatgaaaaagacctaggagtttatgttgactcagaaatgtcttcatctagacaatgtggggaagctataataaaggccaacaagatgctcggatatattgtgaggtgttgaatttaaatcaagggaagtaatgttaaaactttgcagtttgcattagtaagacctcacctagaatattgtgttcagttctggtcacctcgttacaaaaaggatattgctgctctagaaagagtgcaaagaagagcaaccagaattatcctgggtttaaaaggcatgtgagggtctggaactccccagtaatgttgttgaagctgacaccctgggatccttcaaaaagctgcttgatgagattctgggatcaataagctactaacaaccaaacgagcaagatgggctgaatggcttcctctcgtttgtaaactttcttatgttcttattcgaCTTCCCTAATGGACTTTGGTTTGCTGCCATTGGCCATGTTCGATTCCACACTATGCGTCCCTTCTTAACTGTGTAACTATGTCATTCCAACATTAAAACTGCACCAAGCTTTGTATAGAGACAGTGAAGCCATTTGGGAACCTGCCAGATATTCACTTTGAAGATTGTGGCTTTGATTGGTGTTGCAGCTGTCACTCTCTCACATTCCCAGATCGCCTGCATACAATTTGTTTCCGGCCCAACAAAAACTTTCTAGTTCAATTTTCTATTGCAAAAGGACAACAAAAACATTGACATTGTAATACATGCAATTAATTAATTCTGTGATATTATAAACTTTAGAAATAGGTTCATTTAGAAGTATATGAATATATGAACTGTAACATTCCTGTATTATTCTTtccatttattatattttatataatctgTAAAAAGAATagtaactgtatttgttttatactgtgtttttttattatgtgcGATAGTGACAATGTTTATCATACATGTCAAACACAGATAGAATGTAATGCAAGTAGGAGACATTTTGAATGattaatattttgtgtgtgtgtgtttttgttttttttttacaatttaaattgtGCAGAAtgttattcttttatataaaatcaaatcaaatcaaccaatagaagatctgcaatTTCTccgcggcagtccaatcataagtgagtggaggcgggacataaacagttgagtaggtttaaccaatgggagagtcaaagatctgccctggttttgcagctgtccaatcattagtgagcagaggcgggacacaTATGCTAGGGTAAGtggtaagaatagctgaatttcacgcAATACTGTTAATATTATAGAGCGttattattgagaattatattgagaagttcaaagtaatatttagaattgctttttacaagttaaaaaaaaaaaaatcaggacagAGACATCGTAGTCGATTgggttacgaatcaattttcaagaagaactttcttaGAAAAATTGAAGAGTCTCTTCAGTGCCTCAGGTTCCGttagctcagctgtcttgtgttttcaggtatgtcaCTGACAGTGGCCCTAAAGAATGAGTGTTCTGTGAAAatatgttacatttactaaaataaaaattactatgcaggacagccgctaatTGAGTGACAGCGcaaatctttttatatatatatatatatatatatatatagtgccttgcaaaagtattgagacccctgaccaattctctcatattactgaattacaaatggtacattgtaattcagcagtgtggagtaatggttagggctctggactcttgcctggagggttgtgggttcaatccccagtgggggacactgctgttttacccttgagcaaggtactttacctagattgctccagtaaaaacccaactgtataaatgggtaattgtatgtaaaaataatgtgatatcttgtaacaattgtaagtctgctaagaaataaataataataataataataataataataataataataataataataataataataataatacaaatggtacattgaaatttcgttctgtttgatattttattttaaaacactgaaactcaaaatcaattattttaaggtgacattggttttatgttgggaaatattttaagaaataaaaaaactgaaatatcttgcttgtataagtattcaacccctgtgctgtggaagctcccagtttacaccgatgaaagaaattgccctaacgaggacacaattaccttaccattggcctcgacctgtgaaccattaaagttgctgtcacattttctggataaaaaccccactgttgaaggatcattggtcaggctgtgaatctgaaggaaaatgaagaccaaagagcattctacagaagttagagataaagtaatacaaatgcatagattagggaaagggtacaaaataatatccaagtgtttggatatcccagtgagcacagttggatcaataaggtggaagctgcatcacaccacccaggcactgccaagaaaaggccgtccctcaaaactcagtgctcaaacaaggagacttgtgagagaagccacagagaggccaacaaacactttgaaggagctacagagttcagtggctgggagtggagtaatggtgcaccagtcaaccatatcaagagctctgcataacactggcctgtatgggagggtggcaagaaagaagccgttactcaaaaagtaccatctgaaagcacgtctggagtttgccagaaagcatgagagtgacccagctgcgatgtgggaaaaggttttgtggtcagatgagaccaagatagagctttttggccaaaactcaaagcgctatgtgtggcgcaaacctaacactgcccatgcctccagacacaccatccctacagtgaagtatggtgatggcagcatcatgctgatgcttctcatcagcaaggactgggcatcttgttaaaattgaaggaagaatggatggagcaaaatacagggaaatactgcaagagaactaGCTTCAGTCCGCTAagaaactgaagcttgggaggaaattcaccttttagcaggacaatgatcccaagcacaaggccaaagcaacattggagtggctcaagaacaaaaaggtgaatgtcctacagtggcccagtcaaaatcctgatctcaatcccattgagaatctgtggcactatttgaaaattgcagtccacaataTAAAGCGACTCTGCATCTTTAAAGGTCAGATAGTATTTGCTTCACAATCTGGAAGCATTGTAACTGAAAGCTCTTTCTCCTTTCCTTTTTGTCTCCATTTTTGGGAGGGGCAGAAGACCAGAATCAGCCGACCTTAAAGCACGTCTCGGAACATACAGGGACAAAAGCTTGTTTACATAATCAGGTGCCAGGCCTTGAAGTGTTTTGTAAGTCAAAAGTAGGACCTTATAAATCAACTCTAAATCGTACTTGAAGCCAGTTTAGAGAAGCCAGCACAGCAACATATTATATCCCCTTTAACATTTTGCATATTATCACAGAtccttttaaaaagtaaatctGTGATTTGACCCATATGAAGTCAATTTGTATAGAAATTCACAGTTAATTGAATTTGAATTTCTACTTCTAATATTTATTCAtccaaaatatatattcattatgTTTCAGGGGAAATTGTTGTCATAGTAACTTTATGTTACActaaaaatataaaatgctgAATATGGTTCTAGACAATTGACAATGTCTTTgcctacaaacaaaaaaatatgatctGAATTATCTTTAGTACTTTTTGggtaatttaataaatgtcacaGGTCACTTTTTGCCactaattcaataaaaaaatatatatattatgttcaAATGTTACATTGCACCtcctttttattttgataaaGTTAGGGTATTCTTATTTGCCAAaaaaattattacattattattccaGAATTGCTCATTACCAAATATAGATGACAAATTGATGTCAAGAATAGAATGAATTTGTGGATAAGAGAGCTTGAATCCACAACTTGTTCCAAgacagaagataaaaaaaaaaaatggaagataCAAATTTAGACAAATTTGCTCTTTCTTGTATAGGCCAATTTCAGTATTCCATACATACCTACTAGATGTGCCTTCACAGCTATGACGAAGCGTTCATGAAGGTACATGTAATGTAAACTGGgggaaataaacagaacagaagtaGTCCCACCAAGTCTCCattgtaagtaaaaaaaataatatctgtGGTACAACAGCAGTTGCTGGACTGataagtcattaaaaaaaaaaaaaatgtgtttagtgTCATCACTGGCAGATTTACCTAGAAGTAAGAGTTTCACCTGAAAACTGTTTTATTTCCATCGGATACTGCAGCTGCCCATTTACTACACCGAACGGCCTGAACACGCGAAAGACTACGAGACTTGGATTTTGCATCAATTAAAGTTTAATTACAGGACAATTTTCTTTGCCATTTCAAATATTAAAGTAGTTTACCTTGAACCTCATCATTTACACATAAGCGCTAAACATAAGGTATTACCTTGTGTTTTCCATTGCAGCAGCATTATTAAACAAGCAGCTTCAGTCCACCACAAAAAGGTAGATTGAATTAAATAATTTCCAAAACTAGAAACTGGgattattcaattgatctaaccagcagcagatctaaatactgccagtgTCTAGATAATCCAAATAGGGCTCGTAGATGTTTGATATGTATAACTTTGACACACAAACAGTGCATGCAAGTCTCTAGTTCATTTGATTAGACACTGGCATCTCAAACTGAACTGAGCTACAAGTCACACATTATAAAATAACCATTGTTTTATCCCCAACACTCCCACTGCACAGATATCATCCTAGTTTTTTCTCCATTATCTGTCCACTGAGACGCAAAGAAAAGAGGAGACCTCACGCTGACTGACAGTGctaggcaaacactggaactgatAAACACTAAAATATATAATGGCAAGCACTGTTCTGCAACAGACAtattgagatgtttttttttgtttgttttttttggctggTAAAAGAAAACTCAGAAGTGTTTCTATAAATAAGTTTGCTCTGAAACATATCTAAAgcacatatatatttttgtgcaaaGGCACACATCACCATTAATaactcaataataaacaaagtagtATCTGTCCAAGTTGTCACTGGTAGCAAGAATTATAACAGTACTTGTTTAGGATTTGTTACCCATGAATTTACAAAAGCGTAAACAATGTTTACCTGTATGGAGACTTGGAAAGGGGCCTTTTTTAAACAACTGGCTCCTCTGTATGCAAATGTTTATGCACCACTATCTTCAGTTTACTCAACACCTACTCACCAGCTTTTTTTATCGACATGTTTGTTTATGTGAAAACTGGCAGTTCTTGGAAATTTCTGCATTTTAACCAAATGAGTCAGATGTGAAGAGTCAACGTGTCAGCTACTTTACACATTTTCATATCGCTGACCACAGTAGATTGAATTTGGAGATAGGATAGCTTGAAAAAGTGTGCTTACACAACTCATTCCAAGATATGAAAAAGCAGAAGACAGGAAATGAGACTATAGACAACATCCAACCCTTTTTTACTGTTTCACACAACTACGTGTAAAACTATTGAGTAAATGAAGGGTCACTTTAATCAGAAACAACAACACATATTTACTTGCCTTTATTTAGTAATTAAATAAACTATTACACGGTTTACCACTACTCATATTTAGGCATTTGAACACAATGTGAGAAACACAGCTGGTAATTATACTGTATTGTTCTGATTAGCACTGCAGAACAATAACCTCCCATCTGTTAAACTATTGACAACTTCTTGCCAAACATCAGATTTGAAATTGACAGACAGGAGGCATGACTGCCATACTTGACTTGTAATTTAAGTTTTACTGCTAAAAGAGCAGCTGTGAAAACAGGACCAATATTTTCCTGTTCTAACAAAGTAAACAGTGTGACGACAATGAAAGGCTTACCCAGCACGATCACCACAGTCTTCAAAAGGCTCATCATGGTGTCCCGGTTGCGGCGCGGCCCGGAGCTGTGACGCGACATCCTCATGGTTCTCTGGCGCACGTAGACAAATATGTGGGCATATAAGACCACCATAACCACAAAGGTGACCAGGTTGAAGATGGCCCAGAAGACCAGGTAGGAGTTGCTGTACAGCGGTGCCATGTTGGAGCAGGAAGAGATGCTACAGATGCAGTTCCAGCCAACACTGGGTATGGCACCCATAACGATAGACATGGTCCAGATGACTACAATCACGATTACAACCCGGTGGTTGCTCATACGGGTATGCAGCTGCATGCGGAAGACTGTGATGTGCCTCTCAATAGCGATAGCCAGCAAGTTTGCGACAGATGCAGTGAGGCTAGTGTCAATGAGACCCTGGCGCAGGAGCCATGTGCTTACAGTCAACCTCCTGGTGTTTGGACCCGTGTTGAACATCAGGTAAAAGTAGGCTAGTCCAGCGAAGAAGTCTGCAGCCGCCAGGTTGGCCATGAGATAATAAATAGGGAAGTGGAAGCGCCGGTTTACATAGATGGCCACCATGACCAGTAAGTTGGCCAACATGATAAAGATACACACAGTGATACCCAGTCCCATCACAAGTTTGCTGACTGCATTCCATTCTGTGGCTAGGTATTTCCCACTGCGGTTGTAAAAGAAGGCGATTGTTTCGTTGTAGTAGCACTGTTCTTCCATCACGTCAACCTAGGTTTGGGAAAAAAGGAGACAATGTTATATCTGCTGCATTGAAgtaaacattttataataaaaccaTACATATGTTTTGTCTAGAAAACTGTTGTAGTTGTACAAATGTTTAATGGTATGTCCTCCACTGACAACAGGTCACATCTTACAATGATACAATTTGACATAATTGCAAGACTCTGCTTGGGAGAGCCAGGAAATGCTTATGGATTTGATGTGAATTGTCAACACCTGCATGATGTATAACAGTTTAGATTaccacacagattttttttttttttttttttttaaataaatcatcatTTAAAATTGCAGAAGGGATGTTCATTTATTAACCTATCCAAtttcaaaactatttattaaatgctCCTTCATATTCCTCCTTTAAAATTGTTTATTAAAGTTGTTAGAATCAGCTATAAAGCAGATTAGTTTGCTGTTTTTATGTTCCACACCAACTCACAACCTTTCCTAGAAAGCAACTGCTCCCTTTCCTAGAGAACAACTCTCAAAGCAGCTGAAAGAATCTACAACGGTAACAACACTGCTGTTAAATTACAGTTAGTTgggttttattaaacaattatatgataggaataggaataggattATAttataggaacaggtcgacatgccccaacaatgtcgacccaggggacttttttgacctgaaaaagaaacaaggaccaagggtcacaaatggagattagataaaggggcattcagaacagaaaataggaggcacttttttacacaaagaattgtgagggtctggaacctactccccagtaatgctgttgaagctgacaccctgggatcattcaagaagctgcttgatgagattctgggatcaataagctactaacaaccaaacgagtaagatgggctgaatggcctcctctcgtttgtaaactttcttatgttcttatgttcttatgactgtGCAATATTCAACCCTGTTAAAAACAACTTTACAGAAGCAATCATGTGGGTTCTACTTTGCTAGTCAAACGAAATAAATTAATGAagcttaaaacattaaaacatttctgtgacgtcaccctttgatcttttgattgattcattctacaaatcttctaactaaaagtggctgtgcggctttgaagagaaggggagtgcatTGCAGGTATATTGTTTATTAACTGTAAAGATATTGTTACGTGAACAATGTTAAAAGTGGCAATGACATTTAGATCAtcatctgtttta from Acipenser ruthenus chromosome 2, fAciRut3.2 maternal haplotype, whole genome shotgun sequence includes the following:
- the lpar1 gene encoding lysophosphatidic acid receptor 1; its protein translation is MEEQCYYNETIAFFYNRSGKYLATEWNAVSKLVMGLGITVCIFIMLANLLVMVAIYVNRRFHFPIYYLMANLAAADFFAGLAYFYLMFNTGPNTRRLTVSTWLLRQGLIDTSLTASVANLLAIAIERHITVFRMQLHTRMSNHRVVIVIVVIWTMSIVMGAIPSVGWNCICSISSCSNMAPLYSNSYLVFWAIFNLVTFVVMVVLYAHIFVYVRQRTMRMSRHSSGPRRNRDTMMSLLKTVVIVLGAFIVCWTPGLVLLLLDVFCAKCNILDYEKFFLLLAEFNSAMNPIIYSYRDKEMSATFKQILCCQRQEKVNGTAEGSDRSASSVNHTILVGVQSNDHSVV